ttttgggaagtttttgattactgtttcaatctctttacttgcgattggtctattcagattctctatttcttcttgattcagttttgggaggctgtatgagtctaagaattatccatttcttctagattgttcaatttattggcacatagtttttcatgatattctcttctaatcctttgtatttctgtggtatccattgtaatttctcctctttcatttctaattttatttactggagccttctctcttttttccttagtaagtctggctaagggtttgtctattttgtttgtcttatcaaagaacaagctcttagtttcattgattctttctacttttttttgtttcaatttcatttatttctgctctaatttttattatttccctccttctgctgactttgggctttgtttgttcttctttctctagttctgttaggtgtagtttaagattgcttatttgagatttttcttgtttgttaaggtgtgcctgtattgctgtgaatttccctctaggaatgcttttgctgcataccATATGAgttggtgtattttcattttcatttgtcttcagattttttaaatttctcctttaatttcttcagtgatccaatggttgttcaatagcatgttgctTAGACTCTGCATATTTGccacttttccagcttttttcatgtagttgatttctagtttcatagcattatggtcagaaaagatgcttgatatgatttcaatcttccttaaatttattgaggcttgccttgtttcccaacatatggtctgtccttgagaatgtcccatgtgcgcttgagaagaatgtatgttctgctgtttttgggtggaatattctctatatagatagatagatatagagatatatctattaagtccatctggtctagtttttcatttaattccactatttccttgttgacattctgtttggatgatctatccattgatgtaagtggggtgttgaggtcccctgctattattgtgttgctgttaatttctgcttttaggtctgttaatagtagctttatgtactttggtgctcctgtgttggatgcatatatatttataagtgttatgtcctcttggtggtgtgtcccttttatcattatatactgcccctctttgtctctcattgccttttttatcttgaagtctactttgtctgatataaggatggcaacacctgctttcttttgtttgctgttagcttggagtctcgtcttccctcccttcactctgagcctgtgtttgtctttaggcTGAGATGTGATtactggaagcagcatattgttgggtcttgttttttaattcatctagccactcagtgtcttttgattggagaattcaatccatttacatttagagtgattgttgatatatgagggcttaatactgccgttttatccttgttttctggttattctgtatttctcttgtttcttgtcccatgtattttggactgccagttcagtttggtggttctctatgatggttttttcagttctctctttatttatcatttgtgtctttgtcctgattttttgtttagtggttaccatgatgtTTCTATATAAGATCtagtagatgagatagtccattttctgatatcctcttatttccttagtctaagcaggttccatccctttcctcttcactGTTTGtcattgttgtcacaacttactccattttgtgttgtgagtttgtggttaaaatgaagtgattatagttattttttatgttttacttctctttatctttaatgttatgaTTGTTTGCTAGCCTGTTCTAAtacagagttgcaattttctgatttttttttctatttatctccttgctcaaaactttgtaaaccctttctttttcattttttccagctgtgagggccttcttgattgtttcttctaagggagggtcttgtggcaaggaactccctcagcttttgtttatctgggaaagtttttattcttcatgatAGCTGAAGGATGTcttcactggatagaatattcttggctgaaggtttttgtctttccagattttgaatatatcattccactctctcctagcctgtaaggtttctgctgagaaatctgccgaaagcctgataggggttcctttgtaggttattttcttctgccttgctgcccttaatattttttctttgtcgttgacttttgccagttttactaatatatgccttggagaaggtctttttacattgatgtagttaggagttGTATTAACTTCATTTACAAGcagttccagctccttccccaggtttgggaagttctgttattatttctttgaacaagctctctgctcctttctcccttgcttctccctctagaatacctataatccttatgttgcatttcctaattgagtaggatctttctcagagaatttcttcatttctttttagtcttagttccctctcctcctgcatctGAAGCAGCgctatatttctgtcttctaaattgttaattctgtcctccataatatcagctctgttgtttaaggactccagatttttcttgatctcactcattgtgtttttcatctccaacatttctgattttttttaatagtttcaatctcttttgtgaagaattccctctgttcattaattttatttctgaactcattgaactttctgagttttcttgtaacttgttgattTCTTTATGTTActagtttctttatgataactatgttgaattctctgtcatttagattgtaaatttctgtgacttcaggattgatttctgggtacttgtcattttccttctggtctggagtgttaatataattcttcatactatttgatggggtggactaGTGCTGTTGCCTAGTGGTAATATCTGGTTGCACGTTCTACCTGGTGGGCAGAAGCTGTGTCCTCTGAGCCTGCTGTAATCTCTGGCAGATGTGCCTGTCCGTTGGAAGCTGTGTTGACAGGACTCATCTGCATTtgcctgctggctgctgctgctttacaaaCGTAGATGCACAGTTGCTCTGCTGGGGGTCCCCTGCTCTGACTGACCAGGCGAGCTGGTGTACCAGGTGCAAGGATAGGGTGGGGTGATTTCTTTCATGTGCATGATCCCAGGCGACCCTGCTCTCCACTTGCTGTTTGTCCTCTTGGGCTGCTCAGCTTGCTGAAGACACCCCTGCGATTACTTAGCTGCCTCTGTGTAGAGTGTCTGCACGGGCTGGGAGGCCAGTCTCAGAGGGAAGGTGTTCCTGCAGAGGGCTGCCCTCTCCCCCATCTCCTCTCATTGTTGTGTGCTGGCTGCCACACAAGGTCCCATGCGCTAGATTGCTGCTgttcaggagagagaggagatccCTTACCtgcttccactgcctcccaggggtccagcacctccaccttcagacgtatggctgtgtggatctctcagacgtctATTGTATTGTATGAATGTCCTCTGCTAGGTTTTGAATGTCTCTCTATGTTAGGGgtgagagactaagggaagagctcattttgccatgatgctgacgtaacccttgtgttttttttttaagaaggctAAGTGATTGGTTTTTTGCTTGTACATGTGATCATGGAAGAGTGATATTCTCTGAGAAATCAAGGGCATGTAGTATGAGCGTACCCTCTTTTTGGCTATGCAGCCAGCCAGGAATTTCCAGGTATTGAGGTTTAGGCCCTGCAGGTAGGCTTGTTACTACATATAAACTTCTCTTTCCACCCCTTGCCCAACATCCCCAGCATTTTGCAAACCCATTGGGTTAAAACTCAGGCGTGTGACTTCCCGTAGTGTGGGGTTTATCGTGGGCATGCAGGCCGTGTGTGTGTTAGTGTAATGGATGTGGGATGACGATGATGCAGAGCAGAGTCCAGTAGGATCCTAGCGATCACTGATTCAGTTCTCTGTTTCTGTTACAGCTCTTGCCAGCACCCAGCCATGGGGGATATGAAAACTCCAGACTTTGATGACCTTCTGGCTGCCTTTGACATCCCAGACCCCACCAGCCTTGATGCCAAGGAAGCCATCCAGACCCCCAGTGAGGAGAGTGAGAGTCCCCTCAAACCTGCAGGCATGTGTATGGATGAGAGCGTGTCCTTGTCTCACTCAGGATCAGCCTCAGATGTGCCGGCCGTGAGTGTCATTGTCAAGAACACCAGCCGCCAGGAGTCGTTTGAAGCAGAGAAAGACCACATTGCTTCCAGCCTCCTACACAATGGATTCCGGGGCTCCGATCTGCCTCCAGATCCCCACAACCTGGGCCACAACTGTGGGAAGTTTGATTCCACTTTCATGAATGGAGACAGTGCCAGGAGTTTCCCTAGCAAGCTGGAACCTTCCAAGTCAGAGCCATTACCAACCTTTAACCAGTTCAGTCCGATCTCCAGTCCCGAATCTGAGGATGCCATCAAAGATAATGGGTTTGGGATGAAGCCCAAGCACTCTGACAGTTATTTCCCACCCCCTCCTGGGTGTGGGTCTGTCGGGGGCCCAGTCCTGGAGGCTCTGTCTAAGTTTCCAGTCCCAGAGCTGCATATGTTTGATCACTTTTGTAAGAAAGAACCCAAGCCAGAACCCTTGCCCTTGGGGAGTCAGCAGGAACATGAGCGAGGTGGGCAGAAGGCGGTGGAACCTCACAAGGAGCTGGATGCCAGTCGGTTCTTTGGGGAAGCTTTGGAGTTCAACAACCACTCCAGCAACAGTATTGGAGAGCCCAAGGGACTTGCCCCCGAGCTTGGTACCTGCTCATCAGTCCCTCCTAGGCAGCGTCTTAAGCCAGCTCATTCCAAGCTGTCCTCTTGTGTTGCAGCCTTGGTGGCCCTGCAGGCCAAAAGAGTGGCCAGTGTCACCAAGGAGGATCAGCCTGGCCACACAAAGGATCCCTCAGGGCCCACTAAAGAGGGCTCCAAAGGCAGCCCTAAAATGCCCAAGTCACCAAAGAGTCCCCGGAGCCCTCTGGAGGCCACTAGGAAGAGTATCAAGCCATCGGACAGCCCTCGGAGCATCTGCAGTGACAGCAGCAGCAAAGGCTCCCCTTCTGTGGCTGCCAGCTCCCCACCAGCAATTCCCAAAGTCAGAATCAAAACCATTAAGACATCATCGGGGGAAATCAAACGGACGGTCACAAGGATCCTGCCAGACCCTGATGATCCCAGTAAGTCCCCTATTGGGTCACCTCTAGGGAGCGCCATTGCTGAGGCCCCGAGTGAGGTGCCAGAGGACGAGGTCACTGccctgcctgcagcagagcacttTCCTGAGGTGGGCACCACTTCGGGGAGCCCTCAGGATGACAGGAAAGGGGATGAGAGCGTGACGAAGGCCAGTGAATCTTCATCTCCCTGTTGCAGCTCTGGGTCCCGGGCCCCAAAGGGGGCTGCCTCGGGCTCACAGATGGGCAAGAAGCAACAGCAGAGCACAGCACTGCAGGCATCCACCCCGGCCCCTGCCAACCTCCTGCCCAAAGCCGTGCACCTGGCCAACCTGAACCTGGTCCCCCACAGTGTCGCCGCATCAGTGACGGCCAAGTCCTCGGCACAGAGGCGGAGTCAGACACAGCTGACGCAGATGTCGGTGCCCTTGGTCCACCAGGTGAAAAAGGCCGCCCCACTGGTGGTGGAGGTCTTCAACAAGGTCCTCCACAGCTCCAACCCTGTGCCCCTCTACGCGCCAAATCTCAGCCCGCCTGCGGACAGCAGGATCCACGTGCCGGCCAGTGGATACTGCTGCCTGGAGTGTGGGGACGCGTTTGCCTTAGAGAAGAGCCTGAGCCAGCACTACAGCCGGCGGAGCGTCCACATCGAGGTGCTGTGCACACTGTGCTCCCAGACGCTGCTCTTCTTCAACAAGTGCAGTCTGCTCCGGCACGCCCGCGACCACAAGAGCAAGGGGCTTGTCATGCAGTGCTCTCAGCTGCTCGTGAAGCCCATCTCTGCGGACCAAATGTTCGTGTCGGCCCCTGCGAACTCCACGGCACCAGCAACCCCGgccgcccccgcctcccccaaACATGGCCTCACTTCGGGCAGTGCCAGCCCTCCCCCTCCAGCTTTGCCGCTCTACCCAGACCCCGTGCGGCTCATCCGGCACAGTATCAAGTGTCTCGAATGTCACAAGCAGATACACGACTACATGGCTATGGCTGCACATTTCCAGAGGACGACGGAGGAAACCCAGGGGCTGGTAAGCAGACTCTGTGATGGGTGTCAGGCCCCTGGTGCACACGGGCTCCATGACTGGGCATGGAGAAAAAAGCTCATTGATGTGGGGGCAGTGGTGGCATCTTACAAGTCTTAGAAGAGGACATCTTGCTTGATGGTTAGTGACCCACCAGAACATATTGTGCTTGGTGTTTATTGGGAAAAGCGTCCTGCCCACAACTGAGGGGAGACCCTGAAAATTTAGCGAGTATATTTATGGGTACTTAGTCCCACTCCAGTGGGCTGTCAGGGCCCACTGTCGGGCTTGGGCTGGGGCTCTACTGGATGGTCCCCTGGTCTCTGTCAGCTGTCTTAGCAGGGGCCCAAAGAACTTGGGGACAGAGGTAGGTGTGTCAGTGCCCCACTCCTCACTCTGTACTTCTGAGAACCGTGTCTTTACTAAGTTGTTCTGCCCTGCGGTGGACACAGCTGTTTTTGCAGAATCTCTTAGGGGAAACTGCAGTAGGGCCCGTGGCAGGGCTGATGTGGAAAGGAGAGTAGACTGACATGTGGACCCCGTGGCAGAGGCTTTTGGGGCCCTCATCTTTCAGCTGGTTCTCACCACTCCAGGAAAGCAACTATGCTCATCAGCCTGTGCTGATTCTTGGTTATGCTGGATGAgatgtggttttttttaaaaagggcattTGTTGCTGAAAATACCCTTTCCACCCTCTATGTCAGCGGTTGTCTGTATCAGCAAGCCCCTAGGAAGAGGCAGGCCTCCAGATGTGCCTCCAGaaggctcttttctttctcctccaggtGGACTCACGACTTAGCTAAGCTCACCCCTCATTGAGCCTCCCTGAACCAGGGCTACAGAGGCCTGGGGGGAAAGCAAGACAGCTTCTTTTACTCCTGTTCAGCAGGGGCCTGCACCCCTGTTGGTGGCCGATGAGCTTTGCATGTGTGTTCCAGGTGCCACTGTGTGCACAGCGGCTGTGTCGAACGCAGGGCTGCCAGAGGAGGGAGTCGTACCGTTCTTCTGGGAGCTCGCGATGGCTCAGCAAGGGCAGGGCTCACCACCCAAACAGCTACAGTGTGCggcagaggaagattggggctggGAGAGGCTTATAAACATAGTTGCATAGAGTGCCTCGGAGGGACTGCTGCCTCCTGGCTCCAGGTGTAGGGAAGGAGCTGTGTGGACCTGACCTGGAAGGTGGACCTGCAAGGATGAGCTTGGAGGAGGGAGACGGGCAAGGGTGTTCCAGGTATAGGGAACAAAGCTTTGTGAGAGTGCATCTGAGGAACAAGGAGTTGTTGGGGGTGATGTCAGCCTTGGGAGTGTTGGGTAGAGAGAGGAGGTGGAATTGCCGGGCAGCCCCCAAAAGGGCCGGCAAGATGCCATAGGGCGGCTGTTGCCTCTTGTCTTCACCTTCTCTGTTTTAGTTGGCATTTTCTTCGTGATGAGTCAGGTGGAGTGTGGCCACCCTGGGCCCTTTCTTCAGGGGCCTCAGGTAGTCCTGCTGTACCAGTGTGGTTGACTTGGGCTGGGATTGCTTCTTCTGAGTCATGTGATCAGAGCCATTGCCAGTCGAGGCCTGATTCCTGGGCTGTGATGTGTTTCCCACGCTGTTCCTCGCCTGCTTTCTAGAATCTGAGCAGGCAGAGGTCTGGGTGTAGGATCCCAGGCTGCCAGCCTTCTTATCCTGCATCGTCtttgtgtctttcttctctggtgGGAACCGGACAAAAAGGCCCCcagacaggaagggagggagtgcCCAGGAAGGCTGccaggcttctctgagcctcgttCGAATCCCTCACAAAATCTCCTGCCAATAAATGTGGCCTCTGAGTCTCAGAGAAAGGGTAAAGCTTGAGCTCTGGGATCAAAACCTAACCTTGAGGGCTGGTGGACTTGGGTTTCCTGAGAGTGTACCCAGGTTCTGGGCCGTGTCGGGGGCGGGCAGGGGACGAATGGGGTGGCATTGGGCTCCCCTCTAGAGCAGGGATTGCAGGGCAGCACGTTTGGGCCTCCGTCCTTCTTCCTGGGAGTCTGCCCCGGGACCGGACGTGCCTCTCTCCGCAGTGGCTGCACAGGTCCTCCCCTGGCATTCCAGCCACCTTGTTGGATAGGATGTCAGCACAGAGAcactatttcttcttgttcttaaGCTTTTATTTAACTTAACTATAATGTTATTGTCACACCTAACAGAATTAATAATTATTCCTTAATATTACCTAATACAAGTCCACATTGAAATTTTCCTTTCACGtcaaaaaattgtcattttacaGTTGGGCTTGTtttgaatcaggattcaaacaTGGACCACACGTTACATTTGTTTGTTATCTCTTTTGAATTTCTCAATCCAGAACAATAACTCCTTCCACTCCacgcctccagcccctcccttttTTTCACGTCATTGATTTGTTGAAAACTGGGTCATGTGTCCTGAGACTTTTTAATTCTGGGTTTGACTGCTTCCTGAGAATTTTCCAGGACAATTTTGGGTTTGACTGATTGCTTCCTCGTGCAGTTAGTTTGTTCTTCTCTGCCCCATATTTTGTCTGTAGCCTAGAAGTTGGCGATAAAgacttgattagattcaggttcaGTTTTGAGGAGGGGAGCACTGTGTTCTTCGTGTGTCCTGACTTCAGGGGCTCAGAGTGCATCACTGTCTCAGTTTTAATGATGTTCAACTTGATCAGTGAGCTCAGGTGGTGATGTTCTAAGATCCCTTCATTGTAAAGTTCCCTGTCTTTTACCTAATGATTTTTGTATCTGTTAGTAATTGCTGCTTGAGGCAGTAAGTTTATTAGGAGTTACAGAggatgtttttctaatttcattatttctttttcatttgttagcTGGAATTCTGTATAAAACATCTTCCCCTCTTCCATGAGGGCTATTTGGTTACCCTGAAATATGGTTATGTTGGAAAATGGGATAGAGACTTAATTTGTTTCCCTTAGTTAACAATTTTCACAGTTGATTCCCTAACAACCTCAAGTAGTGTTTTGAGAGTCccttctctattattttttttaagttgtggtaaaacacacacaaTGCAAAGCTTCCCATCTTAATCGTTTTTTAAGTGTGCAGTCCCGTAGTGTTAAGTActttcacattgttgtgcgatcaatttcaaactcttttcatcttgcaaaactgaaactcagtacccattaaacaactctccattccccctccccacagcccctggcaaccaccattcacCTTTCTGTGTCTATTAACTTGACtgctctagggacctcatataagtggaatcttaaagtatttgtctttttgtgactggcgtattttacttagcataatgtcctcaaggttcatccatattatagcatatattagaatttccttcctttttaaggctgaataatattctattctatgtatgtaccacattttgtttatttatgcatccattgacggacacttgggttgcttccaccttttgggtattgtgaataatgctgctgtgaacatgggtgtacaagtatctTTTCTAGACCcagctttccattcttttgggtatatacccagaagtagaattgatggatcatacggtagttctatttttaattttttgaggaaccttcatactgttttccacggtggctgcactgttttatatttccaccaacagtggacaagagtttcagtttctccacatccttaccagcatttgttattttctttgtttttgatagtagccatcctaatgggtgtgaggtaaCCTCCTCTGTTAGTTTTAGTTAGTGTTAGAATGAACTCattggtttttatatattttgtatgttcATGAATTCagtcattctttttgatgctcaagtGATCCCATCTTTGGTCAGTAGGAGCcccttcaagttggctcctgtgtcctcaTTAAGCCTGAGAAGCTTCCTTACTTTGAGCCCCAAGAAGGTGTCCTGGGCAGTCTTGTGCTaaacctggaatcagccatttccccAAGGAGCCAGGTTTCTTTTGAGGAATGGTATTTAGAGGGCACATTCTGGGTACCAGAGATGCTCAGTGCTACCGGCTATATCTttgtttctaggccttttcagtggCTAGAGCTAAGAactgtaaacttttaaaaagagaaaagaaagatcgTGAGTTTATACTGATATTCAAATGTAAGATTTTCAGGTTTTTATGTAAATGATCTTATGCTGAAAATCTTGGTTCTTAAGATTTTCCtactacacacacatacattcagacacacaaatttcaaaatatcaaaacCAATATTATTTCTAACCTTAGGACAACTGTATAAAGTTGCGGGTGTATTTTCAGTTCTTGTCCTTAGAATCTATCACGTTAAGGATGTATAAGTTAAAACACTGTTTTAAAGATCACTGGTGATAATTCTTTCTCTGTATGGTTATGTCACCAACTTGATATGTAGTTAggttatttgtttctgtttttcaatatttagggagttcttttatttatttagtttaactttatattattattttttaattatgtaaaacgTTTATGTGATTACACAGTTAAAACTATAAACAAGATACATTCAGAAAAGTCTTGCTTCT
The DNA window shown above is from Equus quagga isolate Etosha38 chromosome 2, UCLA_HA_Equagga_1.0, whole genome shotgun sequence and carries:
- the ZNF592 gene encoding zinc finger protein 592 gives rise to the protein MGDMKTPDFDDLLAAFDIPDPTSLDAKEAIQTPSEESESPLKPAGMCMDESVSLSHSGSASDVPAVSVIVKNTSRQESFEAEKDHIASSLLHNGFRGSDLPPDPHNLGHNCGKFDSTFMNGDSARSFPSKLEPSKSEPLPTFNQFSPISSPESEDAIKDNGFGMKPKHSDSYFPPPPGCGSVGGPVLEALSKFPVPELHMFDHFCKKEPKPEPLPLGSQQEHERGGQKAVEPHKELDASRFFGEALEFNNHSSNSIGEPKGLAPELGTCSSVPPRQRLKPAHSKLSSCVAALVALQAKRVASVTKEDQPGHTKDPSGPTKEGSKGSPKMPKSPKSPRSPLEATRKSIKPSDSPRSICSDSSSKGSPSVAASSPPAIPKVRIKTIKTSSGEIKRTVTRILPDPDDPSKSPIGSPLGSAIAEAPSEVPEDEVTALPAAEHFPEVGTTSGSPQDDRKGDESVTKASESSSPCCSSGSRAPKGAASGSQMGKKQQQSTALQASTPAPANLLPKAVHLANLNLVPHSVAASVTAKSSAQRRSQTQLTQMSVPLVHQVKKAAPLVVEVFNKVLHSSNPVPLYAPNLSPPADSRIHVPASGYCCLECGDAFALEKSLSQHYSRRSVHIEVLCTLCSQTLLFFNKCSLLRHARDHKSKGLVMQCSQLLVKPISADQMFVSAPANSTAPATPAAPASPKHGLTSGSASPPPPALPLYPDPVRLIRHSIKCLECHKQIHDYMAMAAHFQRTTEETQGLTCQVCQMLLPNQCSFCAHQRIHAHKSPYCCPECGALCRSAYFQTHVKENCLHYARKVGYRCIHCGVVHLTLALLKSHIQERHCQVFHKCAFCPMAFKTASSTSDHSTTQHPTQPHRPSQLIYKCSCEMVFNKKRHIQQHFYQNASKAQVGVFKCPECPLLFLQKPELMQHVKSTHGVPRNVDELSSLQSSADTSSSRPGSRVPTEPPATSVAARGSSLPSGRWGRPEAHRRAEARPRLRNTGWTCQECQEWVPDRESYVSHMKKSHGRTVKRYPCRQCEQSFHTPNSLRKHIRNNHDTVKKVYTCGYCTEDSPSFPRPSLLESHISLMHGIRNPDLSQTSKVRPSGGHSPQVNHLKRPVSGVGDAPGTSNGTIVSSTKRHKSVFQCAKCSFATDSGLEFQSHIPQHQVDSSTAQCLLCGLCYTSASSLSRHLFIVHKVRDQEEEEEAAEVAVEAAEPEEGSGEEMSVETRENGLEECAGEPLLGDPEMRRALGPAPEEDGAQDAQSRPQASQDQDSHVPSPQV